The genomic DNA GTTTCACGCAAGGCATGAAATGCATTGGTACACAGGTTCATGGCCACCTGATGAATCTGCGTAGGATCGGCATGCACACACGCAAGAGGGGAATCCACAGCCGATCTCACCTCGATGTTACCGGGCATGGAGGCCTCCATCAGGCCAATCACTTCCGAGACCACCCCGCCAACATCCGTCGGCCGGAATCCTTCCGTGGACGGACGGCTGAAGGCGAGAATCTGCTTGACCACACGGCCTCCACGTCGGGCAGCCTTGAGTACGCGATTCAGGTCCTTGCTGGTCACCGAGTCCGGGTCCACATCTCCCACCGCCAGCTCGGTCGAGTTGATGATTGATGTCAAAATATTATTGAAATCATGGGCAATTCCACCGGCCAGAGTGCCAATCGCTTCCATTTTCTGGGACTGAAGGAGCTGTTTTTCAAGATTACGCTCCTTTGTGATATTCTCGCCAGTGGTCAACACGCCGACTATCTGACCGGACTGATCCCTGATGGGCACCTTACTGACTTCAATCCACGCAAAATTACCCTGTGCGTCGGCAAGCTTTCGGCGCACTTTCCTGTACGCGTTCTGGTTATCCACAACCGATCTGTCGGCTGCCGATGACCATGTGGCGTAGTTGTGATCGTTCATTACTTCAGCATTGGTCTTGGAAACAATGGTCCCGCTGTCCCTGTATCCAAAAAAGTTAGCGAATGCACGATTGGTACCGAGAAAACGCCCCCCCACATCCTTCCATGAAACCAGCTGAGGAACCGCATCCATGAGCGTCTCCTGAAATGCAAGCTGATCCTTGATCTTACGCTCCACCTTGCGCCGCTCAATCATGGCCACGACCAGAAAGACCATAACCACGAGCAAGACAAAAAGCGCAATCATGATCGTCCAGAAGACTTCCTTCGGCAATTCATAAAAAGCCTTGGGAGCATTGATGATGTGGCTGCCTTCCGGCAATTGCTTCTCCTTGATCTCCAACCGCTGCATCACATTGTAATCAAATGAATACTCACCGGTTGGTTCGTGGCTCACAGGAATCTCGGAGACAGTCTTTCCATCAAGGACTTGCAAAGTCATGGACGCAGCAACCTGCCCATGCCGAAAGCCCGACAGCAGCCATCCTCCCACCGCTCCATGACCGAGCAAAAACTCCCATGCGGTGTAGATGGGTACCCGCGAATGCTGGGAAATCGACTCCATCACCTCTTCTGCCGTATAGGATTTTCCGTCAACAGTCTGATAATAGGGGATAAAAAAGAGAAATGCATCCGGTGGGAGGTCTTCGATCCGTTCCTGTACCATCCCAAGCGAGAAATGCGTCCAGTATTCAACCTCAAGCCGGTCCTTGTACAAAGGAACCACAGCCTCAATCTGGCGTTTGATGGCAAGCCCTGCCGTGGATTCATCACCGACCACAACCATACGCCTTTTGTCCGGATGTAGTTTCAAGGCGACATCCAGAGTCAACCTCATATCAAAATTTTCAACAACTCCAGTCAGATTGCCACCCGTCAGCATGTAATCCTTTAACGCGTTAACACCACAAAAAACCAAAGGAACACCCGGAAACAAAATATCTCTGTACTGACTGGCAAACGTGAACGCATCATTGTCTGAAACCATAACCACATCGAAACGCTCTTCGGCAAACTTCTCCTTGTACAGCCGAAGCAACATGCCTGTCACATCTTCATAATTGAACTTCTTGGCATCCATGTATTCAATCTGGAGATCAATCTTGTACTCACTCTCATCAAGTACGGAGCGCACGCCCTCCAAAATGGAGTCAGACCACCGATAGCCATGGTGGTATGAATTCAGATACAGGACGTTCTTCTTTTCACCTTCAGCATGGGCCATGCAGGGCAACAGGCAGGCCAACAAACCGAGAATAAAAGCAAATCTTACACTTTTCATAGAAAATCCCACCCCCACACAAGGAGGGCTGAGTATTATTTTTTTCAGACTAGGCTTTCACATTCTACACAAAAAACGATACGATGCACTACCATTAGGTCATCAACCACAAAAAGGAAGGCATATCATGAAACATCTTGTCATCGCCGCAGTACTGACCTGCTTTCTCGCGGCAGGCTACGGTTGCGCCAACAAAGCCCAGCAGGGTGCCACGGTCGGCGGTTTGGCCGGTGCAACCATCGGCGCACTCACCTTCAAGGACAAACTCCTCGGAGCCGCAGTAGGCGCTGGTGTCGGTGTCCTGATGGGGTACATCGTCGGCAACGAATGGGACAAGCACGACGAAGCCCAGTTACAGAAAACACTTGAGACAAACAAATCCGGGCAGGCTTCCTCATGGCAAAACCCGGATACGGGCGAATCCTACACCGCCACCCCCAGCCGTCCTTACATGGCCGAAAACAAGGTCTACCGGGACGTCGTCATCAAGGATGCCAAGGACGGCCACGAAGTCATGGCCAAGGCTTGGCGCGACGACAAGGGAGTCTGGCACCTGAAGCAGTAATCAAGGCATTCATTTCATGCAGCTGTAAACAGGGCGCGCTGCTGCGTAGACAATACGCGGCTGACGCGCCCTTATTCGTGCCTTGCGGTCAACGCGCTTCTCACATTTCCGGCTTCAAAAAATTTCTTCCTTGAAGTACAGGAAGCAGCCGCCCTCCCTATCATTGAAAAGGCACGACTGGAAGTGGTTGAATCAGGGAAAAACCGGGAGAAAAGAAGCTACACCAGCACCCATTTTCCGTTCGGCAACGGGTCACTCATCCCCGCCATAGACTTCAGGCTAGCTGACAATATAGCATGTCGGGAACTGGCGTTTGAGTCGCTCCATGGCCTGCTCGGCTTTGTCCCGACTGGCAAAACTGCCAGCCTGAACAATATGCAGTGTCAGCCCGTCACGATTCACAACCTTGATTTTCGCGCCCGTGTACCCGGCTTTTACAAGACGACTGTGTGTACGCTCGGCATTGGCGCGCTCCGAAAAAGCCCCGACGCGAACATGGTAGTGCTTCACCGCGGAAGGAGGAGCCAAATTGACGGACCGGGCATACGGCACTGTTCCGACGGCCTCGATGCGGACCCTTGCCACGCCACGCTCTACCGTGTCGAGTTTCTTGGCGGCACCGTATGACAAATCAAGTATTCTGCCGCTTACGAAAGGCCCGCGGTCATTGATAACCAGCACGACGCTCCGCCGATTCTCCAGATTGGTCACCCGGACCTGCGTACCAAGCGGCAACGTCTTGTGGGCGGCAGACAAGCCATACATGTCGTAAATCTGACCGTTTGCCGTCTTTTTGCCGTGGAAATCACGGCCATACCACGAAGCCCTGCCGACTTCGTCATATCCGGCAGCGTTCTTGAGCGGATAGTACGTCCGTCCCATGACAGTATAAGGACGGGTCTTCTGGTCATATGTACTGACCGTTCCGACAGTTTTTTTACTCGGGGGGGTGGAATGGATATGTTTCGGGAACGGATTGAGCGAAGCACATCCGCTCATTAGGATGATGACCGAAATGGCAAGCAGGGTTGTTACGTAACGCATGATCGTCTCCGGTATCATCGGAGAAAGACCTTCCCCGAAAGTTCATGATTTTCTCTAGACAAACTAATTCATGCAAAAACAAAAGGCAAGCGGTGCATTCCCGGCAAAATGAAGATTACAATTGACCATGATCGCAGTTTTCATCATATAGTTGGGTAGAAATTCATTTTACAGTAAAAGACAGACATCATGCCCAAATACCTCCCCCCACTCACCGCCTTTCTGACATTCTTTTTCATCGCAATACTGGTCGTGCCAGCTCATGCCGACAACCATGAAAAGCCCCCTGCAATAAGGACAATCGTCATCTCTACACCATCAACGGGCTGGCCGCCGTACATCATCCCCCCTCAAAAAAATGCAGATAATGATACCGGAATAATGATGGAAGTCATGGAGACAATCTCCAACCGGATCGGCTATCACATGAACACGGTTCATTTCCCGGAAAAACGAAGTCAGCTGCTGCTGGCCGAGGGGAGGGTGGACGCATATGCCAAGGCAAAGGAATGGGTGAAAAACCCTTGTCTCTATTCATGGACCGACCCGATTGTCACCACAACGGATGTTCTCGTCTTCCTCAAGAAGAAACCAATACAATTCCAGACCCCAATGGACTTGAGCGGTTTGAATATAGGTATTGTATACGGATTTTCCTACCCATCTCTCGACCCGCTTTTTGATAAGGCGATCATCAAGTGCCATACGTCAAAATGTACCAAAAATCTGCTGCTCATGGTGCAACGAGGACATATCCATGCTGCGGCAACCAATCGGCATGTCGCGGAATGGATAATAAAAAACAACAGTGAATTCTCCACAACGGATTTCGCCTACAGCACCACTCCCATCGGTTCCGCCCCCTATAGATTCGCCTTTTCAAAAAATCGCAATTGGACCCCTTTCATCAAGAATTTCAACCATGAATTGGCATCAATGAAAAAAAGCGGTGAATTTGAAAAAATTCTGTCTCGCTACACTAAGACTTTACCCTAACAAGTTGTCGCCATTCATTTAATCATGGACTAAGACTTAAACAGGGCATAGCATTGTACGCCTTTCAAAAATAAAACTATCATGAAATATACGCACGTCTCACTCTTCACTACTCTCATTTTTGTCATGTCATGCATGACATGCCCAGCCATGGCAGAGGAAAAAACCATTTCCATGTTCGTGCCGGACACGAAGTGGCCTCCCTACTATGTCGATGAAATTTCGAATTCAGGTGGATCCATACTGACAGAAATTCTCAAGGCAGTGGCCGACCCCATGGGATACACGATCAAGACCAGAACGCTGCCCAACAAACGCGGCTGGCTCATGCTTGAAAACGGCGAAGTAGATGTCCACGCCAAGGCAAAGGAATGGGTTGACAATCCGGATGATTTTCTCTGGACCGACCCGTTCATGCAAAGTGAGGACGTATTGCTGCTTCCGGCCTCCAGCACATTGAAATACACCGGCCCGAAATCACTCTACGGCAAACGCATCGCCGCAATAAAGGACTTTGCCTACCCCAAACTCGAAAAAGACTTTGCTGCCGGAAACATCAAACGCATTGACGTCCTGACTCCCTACGACATGTTCAACCTGCTCATTAAAGGCCGTGCGGATGCAGCTCTCGTCAACCGAGTCGAGACCCTCTGGACCTTCCGAAACAATCCCAGATTCAAGACGAAACGACTCCGCCTCGACAAAAAGAACGTGGACACGGCCGGATACCGGTACGTGTTCACCAAATCCGATAAATGGAAGGCTTTTATCAAGACATTCAATCAACGGCTCGCCACAATGAAAAAAAACGGCAAACTTGATAAAATCCTGTCAAAATACAGATAGGCTCCACATCAAAACAAAGCCCCACCGGAATTCTCCTGTGGGGCTTATCAATTACTTGTGGTGAACATACCGTGGCTTGACCATATTCTCCGGCCTGAGGATGTCCTCAAGCTCATCCTTGCTCAGATAGCCTCGCTGCAAAACAATGTCATACACGGAACCGCCGGTCTTCATGGCCTCTTTGGCGATTTCCGCCGACTTTTCATAGCCGATATGCGGATTCAATGCCGTGACCAGACCGATGGAATTTTCCACCAATTCCCGGCACCGCTCACGGTTGGCCGTGATGCCACAGACACATTTATCTGCCAAAGTGACACAGGCACGCCGCAGCATGTTAATGGACTGAAACAATGA from uncultured Pseudodesulfovibrio sp. includes the following:
- a CDS encoding ABC transporter substrate binding protein — translated: MKSVRFAFILGLLACLLPCMAHAEGEKKNVLYLNSYHHGYRWSDSILEGVRSVLDESEYKIDLQIEYMDAKKFNYEDVTGMLLRLYKEKFAEERFDVVMVSDNDAFTFASQYRDILFPGVPLVFCGVNALKDYMLTGGNLTGVVENFDMRLTLDVALKLHPDKRRMVVVGDESTAGLAIKRQIEAVVPLYKDRLEVEYWTHFSLGMVQERIEDLPPDAFLFFIPYYQTVDGKSYTAEEVMESISQHSRVPIYTAWEFLLGHGAVGGWLLSGFRHGQVAASMTLQVLDGKTVSEIPVSHEPTGEYSFDYNVMQRLEIKEKQLPEGSHIINAPKAFYELPKEVFWTIMIALFVLLVVMVFLVVAMIERRKVERKIKDQLAFQETLMDAVPQLVSWKDVGGRFLGTNRAFANFFGYRDSGTIVSKTNAEVMNDHNYATWSSAADRSVVDNQNAYRKVRRKLADAQGNFAWIEVSKVPIRDQSGQIVGVLTTGENITKERNLEKQLLQSQKMEAIGTLAGGIAHDFNNILTSIINSTELAVGDVDPDSVTSKDLNRVLKAARRGGRVVKQILAFSRPSTEGFRPTDVGGVVSEVIGLMEASMPGNIEVRSAVDSPLACVHADPTQIHQVAMNLCTNAFHALRETGGLIEVRVEMAELGEDNAGMLGLSPGEYVRMVVEDNGPGIPPGIVDKIFDPFFSTKDKTEGTGLGLAVVHGIIRSHKGGLQVYPRPGGGTVFEIYLPKGDKSGNDFTCVGTGKVTGGAHILFVEDDEDQLLTTPRLLKVMGYEVTAERDPERASRIVAGNPGLFDLIITDYDMPGMSGTEFARLVAGVAPKLPVVLVSGREDAAMAAASLPNIRQVVIKPYDKNDLTAVITSVLDIE
- a CDS encoding glycine zipper domain-containing protein — translated: MKHLVIAAVLTCFLAAGYGCANKAQQGATVGGLAGATIGALTFKDKLLGAAVGAGVGVLMGYIVGNEWDKHDEAQLQKTLETNKSGQASSWQNPDTGESYTATPSRPYMAENKVYRDVVIKDAKDGHEVMAKAWRDDKGVWHLKQ
- a CDS encoding septal ring lytic transglycosylase RlpA family protein, encoding MRYVTTLLAISVIILMSGCASLNPFPKHIHSTPPSKKTVGTVSTYDQKTRPYTVMGRTYYPLKNAAGYDEVGRASWYGRDFHGKKTANGQIYDMYGLSAAHKTLPLGTQVRVTNLENRRSVVLVINDRGPFVSGRILDLSYGAAKKLDTVERGVARVRIEAVGTVPYARSVNLAPPSAVKHYHVRVGAFSERANAERTHSRLVKAGYTGAKIKVVNRDGLTLHIVQAGSFASRDKAEQAMERLKRQFPTCYIVS
- a CDS encoding transporter substrate-binding domain-containing protein; this translates as MPKYLPPLTAFLTFFFIAILVVPAHADNHEKPPAIRTIVISTPSTGWPPYIIPPQKNADNDTGIMMEVMETISNRIGYHMNTVHFPEKRSQLLLAEGRVDAYAKAKEWVKNPCLYSWTDPIVTTTDVLVFLKKKPIQFQTPMDLSGLNIGIVYGFSYPSLDPLFDKAIIKCHTSKCTKNLLLMVQRGHIHAAATNRHVAEWIIKNNSEFSTTDFAYSTTPIGSAPYRFAFSKNRNWTPFIKNFNHELASMKKSGEFEKILSRYTKTLP
- a CDS encoding transporter substrate-binding domain-containing protein, with amino-acid sequence MAEEKTISMFVPDTKWPPYYVDEISNSGGSILTEILKAVADPMGYTIKTRTLPNKRGWLMLENGEVDVHAKAKEWVDNPDDFLWTDPFMQSEDVLLLPASSTLKYTGPKSLYGKRIAAIKDFAYPKLEKDFAAGNIKRIDVLTPYDMFNLLIKGRADAALVNRVETLWTFRNNPRFKTKRLRLDKKNVDTAGYRYVFTKSDKWKAFIKTFNQRLATMKKNGKLDKILSKYR